From one Rattus norvegicus strain BN/NHsdMcwi chromosome 7, GRCr8, whole genome shotgun sequence genomic stretch:
- the Dennd6b gene encoding protein DENND6B isoform X1, translating into MEVLVGPGPRQAGGGLGAARSTSSGRAARTTEVPWARFSAWLECVCVVTFDLELGQALELVYPSDFRLTDKEKSNICYLAFPDSHSGCLGDTQFSFRMRQCGGQKSLWHVDDRSYNSKAPLALQSLVLVSRLPFVRLFQSLLSLIAPEYFEKLAPCLEAVCNEIDQWPAPVPGQTLNLPVMGVVIQVRIPSRVDKLESSPPKQCDQENLLPAPVVLTSVHELDLFRCFRPVLTHVQTLWELMLLGEPLVVLAPSPDVSSELVLALTSCLQPLKFCCDFRPYFTIHDSEFKELTTRTQAPPNVVLGVTNPFFIKTLQHWPHVLRIGEPKMSGDLPKQVKLKKPSRLKTLDTKPGLYTSYTAHLHRDKALLKRLLKGIQKKRPWDVQSALLRRYLLELTQSFIIPLEHYMASLMPLQKNITPWKSPPQICPFRQDDFLQSLEHAGPQLTCILKGDWLGLYRRFFKSPHFDGWYRQRHKEMAQKLEALHLEAICEANIEAWMKDKSEVEVVDLVLKLREKLVRAQGHQLPVKEVTLQRVQLYIDTVIGSLPKDLQAVLCPP; encoded by the exons ATGGAGGTGCTGGTGGGCCCCGGGCCCCGGCAAGCTGGCGGAGGGCTGGGCGCCGCAAGATCCACGTCCTCCGGCCGCGCGGCGCGGACCACGGAGGTCCCCTGGGCGCGCTTCTCTGCCTGGCTGGAGTGCGTGTGCGTGGTCACCTTCGATCTGGAGCTGGGCCAGGCGCTAGAG CTAGTCTATCCGAGTGACTTCCGGCTCACAGACAAGGAG AAAAGCAACATCTGCTACCTGGCCTTTCCAGACTCCCACTCAG GGTGCCTGGGAGACACTCAGTTCAGTTTCCGCATGCGTCAGTGTGGAGGACAAAAGAGCCTCTGGCATGTTGACGATCGGTCGTATAACAGCAAGGCTCCCTTGGCATTGCAG TCTTTAGTGCTGGTGTCCCGCCTGCCATTCGTCCGGCTGTTTCAGTCACTCCTAAGCCTGATTGCCCCCGAGTACTTTGAGAAGCTGGCACCCTGCCTGGAAGCAG TTTGTAATGAGATTGACCAATGGCCAGCCCCTGTGCCTGGGCAGACCCTGAACCTACCTGTCATGGGAGTTGTCATTCAG gTGCGCATCCCATCCAGGGTGGACAAGCTGGAATCCAGTCCTCCAAAGCAGTGTGATCAAGAG aACCTGCTGCCAGCTCCAGTCGTCCTCACTAGTGTCCACGAACTGGATCTGTTTAG GTGCTTCCGACCAGTGCTAACCCACGTGCAGACCCTGTGGGAGCTCATGCTTCTTGGGGAGCCCCTAGTGGTCCTGGCACCCTCACCTGACGTGTCTTCAGAGCTGGTACTAGCCCTAACCAG CTGCCTACAGCCCCTGAAGTTCTGCTGTGACTTCCGCCCCTACTTCACCATTCACGACAGTGAGTTCAAGGAGCTCACAACTCGAACCCAGGCTCC accAAACGTGGTCCTGGGAGTCACAAACCCTTTCTTTATCAAAACACTCCAGCACTGGCCTCATGTTCTCCGAATAGGGGAGCCCAAGATGTCAG GGGACCTACCTAAGCAGGTCAAGCTTAAAAAACCGTCTCGGCTGAAGACCCTCGACACCAAGCCAG GCCTCTACACCTCCTATACTGCCCACCTCCACCGGGACAAAGCCCTGCTTAAACGACTGCTCAAG GGCATCCAGAAGAAGCGGCCATGGGATGTGCAAAGCGCCCTGCTGAGGCGGTACCTTCTAGAGCTCACACAGAGTTTCATCATCCCTCTG GAGCACTACATGGCCAGCCTCATGCCACTACAGAAGAATATTACACCCTGGAAG AGCCCCCCCCAGATCTGCCCCTTCCGCCAGGACGATTTCCTGCAAAGCCTGGAGCATGCGGGACCCCAGCTCACCTGCATCCTCAAGGGCGACTGGCTGGGCCTCTACAG GCGGTTTTTCAAGTCCCCCCATTTTGATGGCTGGTATCGGCAACGACACAAAGAGATGGCCCAGAAGCTGGAGGCTCTGCACCTGGAAGCTATCTGTGAGGCG AACATCGAGGCTTGGATGAAGGACAAGTCGGAGGTGGAAGTGGTCGACCTGGTCCTGAAACTTCGGGAGAAGCTG GTACGGGCACAGGGCCACCAGCTCCCTGTGAAGGAGGTGACACTGCAGCGGGTTCAGCTGTACATCGATACAGTTATTGGCTCCCTGCCCAAGGACCTGCAAGCAGTCCTGTGCCCTCCCTAG
- the Dennd6b gene encoding protein DENND6B translates to MEVLVGPGPRQAGGGLGAARSTSSGRAARTTEVPWARFSAWLECVCVVTFDLELGQALELVYPSDFRLTDKEKSNICYLAFPDSHSGCLGDTQFSFRMRQCGGQKSLWHVDDRSYNSKAPLALQREPAHYLGYVYFRQVKDSSVKRGYFQKSLVLVSRLPFVRLFQSLLSLIAPEYFEKLAPCLEAVCNEIDQWPAPVPGQTLNLPVMGVVIQVRIPSRVDKLESSPPKQCDQENLLPAPVVLTSVHELDLFRCFRPVLTHVQTLWELMLLGEPLVVLAPSPDVSSELVLALTSCLQPLKFCCDFRPYFTIHDSEFKELTTRTQAPPNVVLGVTNPFFIKTLQHWPHVLRIGEPKMSGDLPKQVKLKKPSRLKTLDTKPGLYTSYTAHLHRDKALLKRLLKGIQKKRPWDVQSALLRRYLLELTQSFIIPLEHYMASLMPLQKNITPWKSPPQICPFRQDDFLQSLEHAGPQLTCILKGDWLGLYRRFFKSPHFDGWYRQRHKEMAQKLEALHLEAICEANIEAWMKDKSEVEVVDLVLKLREKLVRAQGHQLPVKEVTLQRVQLYIDTVIGSLPKDLQAVLCPP, encoded by the exons ATGGAGGTGCTGGTGGGCCCCGGGCCCCGGCAAGCTGGCGGAGGGCTGGGCGCCGCAAGATCCACGTCCTCCGGCCGCGCGGCGCGGACCACGGAGGTCCCCTGGGCGCGCTTCTCTGCCTGGCTGGAGTGCGTGTGCGTGGTCACCTTCGATCTGGAGCTGGGCCAGGCGCTAGAG CTAGTCTATCCGAGTGACTTCCGGCTCACAGACAAGGAG AAAAGCAACATCTGCTACCTGGCCTTTCCAGACTCCCACTCAG GGTGCCTGGGAGACACTCAGTTCAGTTTCCGCATGCGTCAGTGTGGAGGACAAAAGAGCCTCTGGCATGTTGACGATCGGTCGTATAACAGCAAGGCTCCCTTGGCATTGCAG AGGGAGCCAGCGCACTACCTGGGCTATGTGTACTTCAGACAGGTGAAGGACAGCTCTGTGAAGAGGGGTTACTTCCAGAAG TCTTTAGTGCTGGTGTCCCGCCTGCCATTCGTCCGGCTGTTTCAGTCACTCCTAAGCCTGATTGCCCCCGAGTACTTTGAGAAGCTGGCACCCTGCCTGGAAGCAG TTTGTAATGAGATTGACCAATGGCCAGCCCCTGTGCCTGGGCAGACCCTGAACCTACCTGTCATGGGAGTTGTCATTCAG gTGCGCATCCCATCCAGGGTGGACAAGCTGGAATCCAGTCCTCCAAAGCAGTGTGATCAAGAG aACCTGCTGCCAGCTCCAGTCGTCCTCACTAGTGTCCACGAACTGGATCTGTTTAG GTGCTTCCGACCAGTGCTAACCCACGTGCAGACCCTGTGGGAGCTCATGCTTCTTGGGGAGCCCCTAGTGGTCCTGGCACCCTCACCTGACGTGTCTTCAGAGCTGGTACTAGCCCTAACCAG CTGCCTACAGCCCCTGAAGTTCTGCTGTGACTTCCGCCCCTACTTCACCATTCACGACAGTGAGTTCAAGGAGCTCACAACTCGAACCCAGGCTCC accAAACGTGGTCCTGGGAGTCACAAACCCTTTCTTTATCAAAACACTCCAGCACTGGCCTCATGTTCTCCGAATAGGGGAGCCCAAGATGTCAG GGGACCTACCTAAGCAGGTCAAGCTTAAAAAACCGTCTCGGCTGAAGACCCTCGACACCAAGCCAG GCCTCTACACCTCCTATACTGCCCACCTCCACCGGGACAAAGCCCTGCTTAAACGACTGCTCAAG GGCATCCAGAAGAAGCGGCCATGGGATGTGCAAAGCGCCCTGCTGAGGCGGTACCTTCTAGAGCTCACACAGAGTTTCATCATCCCTCTG GAGCACTACATGGCCAGCCTCATGCCACTACAGAAGAATATTACACCCTGGAAG AGCCCCCCCCAGATCTGCCCCTTCCGCCAGGACGATTTCCTGCAAAGCCTGGAGCATGCGGGACCCCAGCTCACCTGCATCCTCAAGGGCGACTGGCTGGGCCTCTACAG GCGGTTTTTCAAGTCCCCCCATTTTGATGGCTGGTATCGGCAACGACACAAAGAGATGGCCCAGAAGCTGGAGGCTCTGCACCTGGAAGCTATCTGTGAGGCG AACATCGAGGCTTGGATGAAGGACAAGTCGGAGGTGGAAGTGGTCGACCTGGTCCTGAAACTTCGGGAGAAGCTG GTACGGGCACAGGGCCACCAGCTCCCTGTGAAGGAGGTGACACTGCAGCGGGTTCAGCTGTACATCGATACAGTTATTGGCTCCCTGCCCAAGGACCTGCAAGCAGTCCTGTGCCCTCCCTAG
- the Dennd6b gene encoding protein DENND6B isoform X2: MEVLVGPGPRQAGGGLGAARSTSSGRAARTTEVPWARFSAWLECVCVVTFDLELGQALELVYPSDFRLTDKEKSNICYLAFPDSHSGCLGDTQFSFRMRQCGGQKSLWHVDDRSYNSKAPLALQREPAHYLGYVYFRQVKDSSVKRGYFQKSLVLVSRLPFVRLFQSLLSLIAPEYFEKLAPCLEAVCNEIDQWPAPVPGQTLNLPVMGVVIQVRIPSRVDKLESSPPKQCDQENLLPAPVVLTSVHELDLFRCFRPVLTHVQTLWELMLLGEPLVVLAPSPDVSSELVLALTSCLQPLKFCCDFRPYFTIHDSEFKELTTRTQAPTGLMFSE; the protein is encoded by the exons ATGGAGGTGCTGGTGGGCCCCGGGCCCCGGCAAGCTGGCGGAGGGCTGGGCGCCGCAAGATCCACGTCCTCCGGCCGCGCGGCGCGGACCACGGAGGTCCCCTGGGCGCGCTTCTCTGCCTGGCTGGAGTGCGTGTGCGTGGTCACCTTCGATCTGGAGCTGGGCCAGGCGCTAGAG CTAGTCTATCCGAGTGACTTCCGGCTCACAGACAAGGAG AAAAGCAACATCTGCTACCTGGCCTTTCCAGACTCCCACTCAG GGTGCCTGGGAGACACTCAGTTCAGTTTCCGCATGCGTCAGTGTGGAGGACAAAAGAGCCTCTGGCATGTTGACGATCGGTCGTATAACAGCAAGGCTCCCTTGGCATTGCAG AGGGAGCCAGCGCACTACCTGGGCTATGTGTACTTCAGACAGGTGAAGGACAGCTCTGTGAAGAGGGGTTACTTCCAGAAG TCTTTAGTGCTGGTGTCCCGCCTGCCATTCGTCCGGCTGTTTCAGTCACTCCTAAGCCTGATTGCCCCCGAGTACTTTGAGAAGCTGGCACCCTGCCTGGAAGCAG TTTGTAATGAGATTGACCAATGGCCAGCCCCTGTGCCTGGGCAGACCCTGAACCTACCTGTCATGGGAGTTGTCATTCAG gTGCGCATCCCATCCAGGGTGGACAAGCTGGAATCCAGTCCTCCAAAGCAGTGTGATCAAGAG aACCTGCTGCCAGCTCCAGTCGTCCTCACTAGTGTCCACGAACTGGATCTGTTTAG GTGCTTCCGACCAGTGCTAACCCACGTGCAGACCCTGTGGGAGCTCATGCTTCTTGGGGAGCCCCTAGTGGTCCTGGCACCCTCACCTGACGTGTCTTCAGAGCTGGTACTAGCCCTAACCAG CTGCCTACAGCCCCTGAAGTTCTGCTGTGACTTCCGCCCCTACTTCACCATTCACGACAGTGAGTTCAAGGAGCTCACAACTCGAACCCAGGCTCC CACTGGCCTCATGTTCTCCGAATAG